DNA sequence from the Papio anubis isolate 15944 chromosome 7, Panubis1.0, whole genome shotgun sequence genome:
GGAGGAGGTAGAGCATCAAGAGTTAGCTCTGAGAGTCTGAGATTTAAAGGCCCCTAGAATGGAAACCTCATGGCCAAGGGCTCCTGTCTGTCCTTTTCCATCCTATATTTGCCATGGAGAACCGTACCTGGCCCGTATgtgctcagtaagtgtttgttgaatgaacgcACCTTTCTAAATAACAAGCTGGCAGAAGGGTGGGCTTTTCTCAGACTCCGTCTCTGGAGATTTATGTTACTGTTCCTTCGAGAGAATCCAGATTCAGACTTTGAGTTCTGCAGCTGTGGGCAAAAACCAACAGAGATCCAAATCATCTGTCCTTGAGAGCTGGAGGACAGTTGACCAGTTCCTGTTGCCATTGGGTCTGAGAACATTGCCTTTAAAATCCATTCCTGGCCCCTGCCTATCGCTTCCTGGTCTGGGGAATAGAGTTGAGGGGGCCACCCTCAGTCACCTGAATTTGACTCTCCCCacagaaacaacagaagaaacaagTGGAACATCAGCTGGAAGAAGTAACATGATTTCTTTGTTTGCTCACAACATGGCTGCTGGGTTTGAGGGGCACTCAGATGTAGAGGCTCCAGTCTCATCTCTCACCCACTCGCAGCCTGGGGAAGAAGGCTCACCCCTCAGATTCCATCCCATCCCCATAGGGTCCCTGATAACTTAGTCCCATGAGTGGACCTGTCCTGGGGCATTGGTGGCATTCTGGGGGCATGTCTCTTGCTGTGCCATCTCTGCTTCCCATGGTAAgagctctgtcttcctcttcctataggagaagaaagcaaacaatGAAATACACAAAGCGCAAATGGAGCAGTTAGAGGTGAGTGGAGGATGGGGAGTTTTCTCCTGTCCTTCGgagaatgtttctttccttctctttcagcaCTTTCTTGAGTTTTCTCCCAAATGTTCAATTCCAGACAATCAACATCCTCATGTTGGAAAAGGCAGACTTGAAGACCACCCTTTACCATACTAAACGTGCCACCAGACACTTTGAAGGTAGGAATCTGGGCACCTGGTCATCCTTCAACCTGGCACTTTGACAGGTCTTTAGGAGGAGTCCTTTTGGCCCCATCTCAACTTCTGTCATTACAGAAGAGTCCAAGGATCTGGCCAGCCGCCCGCAATACTCCTTGCAGCGTACTCAAGAATTGGAGTGGGCTCTCTCTGCTGTGCCTACACAGCAGCAGGAAGAGGACAGGGTGAGTCCAACCAGCTGTCCCGTCCCCTGGCAGCCTGGCTTGCCAGATGGAGGAGTGAGCCTAAAGCTCCCTTCTGCAGGATGCAGTGTCCTGCCCAGAAGGCAGCAGGATCATTTCAAGCTGCTTTTGTGTTTGGTTGTTAGAGGCAGCCTGGGGCTGAGTCAGCTGCTGTGGGTGTGTTGGGGGCACTGTGGGCAGTGAGCACTGGACACAGAGCTCAGAGACCAAGTGCCTGCCCTGCCCTTACCTGACTGTGGCCTTGGCCAAGTCTTAGGTGGGGTATTGGATACTTGTACTGTGAAGGTACGGAAGAGTACCTTTAGTATGTTACCATTTCTATAGAGAGAGGAAAGTgttcgtgtatgtgtgtgtgtgtgtacatactaTGATAATGTACATAAAACATGTCTGTAAGTGTTTGTAAAAAATTCAGGAGAGAGTAACAAGGTGCCTGGGACGACACTTCCCTTCTGTACCTTCTGAGTTTTGGACTATGCGAATGTATCATCctttcaaaaagcaaacaaaagattAATTTCCCCTTTCCtatctgtgcccccacccccagcaagaAAAATGGGCTTAGAGAATCGGACAGACCTgggtgttcaaatcccagctctgtctaAGTGATCTTAGGCAAGAACTTAACTTCGAATACTCCATGCTTTTCATCTACACAATAGATGTTTTCCTAGTAACCGTCTCATATGGTggtagtgaggattaaatgggattgTTAGCATGGTACCTGGTGAACTCCGTAAAGTTTCAAACAGTGGTagtaacaacagtaacaacaatggCAATATTATctgatctctctgggcctctgttagCCAGCTGTAAATTCGatctttctctgtcccttccaACTTTACTGAGTTCTTTTAAAAACCAGGCCATGGACTTGGAAATGCCTTGATCTTTACAGTCCTCGAGCCACAGTGAAGCAGTCCTCCAGCAGCAGTTACAGCAGTCCACAAAGGAGCGGGCACTGCTGACGCAGGTGAGGCTTTGCAGAGGAGGGATGTGGAAGGATGATGATCCCCACTGGCCAGGAGCAGGTAAGGACCAGTGACAGCCCTTCCTAACTTCTGTGCCCATCCTTGCAGGTGACAGAGTCACTTAAACAAGTCCAGCTAGAGAGAGATGAATATGCTCAACGTATAACAGGAGAGAGGGCCCGGTggcaggagaggatgtggaaaatgtCGGTGGAGGTGAGACCTGACCCTTCAGCCCCCACCTTAGATAGGTCACTGGATCTTTCTgggcatctgtaaaatgggactagtACAGCCAGACGTGGTCATGGGTCTGGGCTttgtggaggtgggggcagagagggagaTGGTAGCTTGTCCAGCCACCAGCCCCTCTCTCCAGGGCCCTTCCCCTCTGTGCTTTGGGCAGGCTTGCACATTGAAGGAGGAGAAGCGTGACATACATCGGATACAGGAGCTGGAGAGGAGCTTGTCCGAACTCAAACCCCAGATGGGTAAAATGGGGCTGGTGTGACGTGGGAGCAGGACCAGCATCAGAGGACTGTGGGGGTGGCTTAGAATGCcccagggaggtgggtggatggaagggctttgaggcagagggaaagaggTCTGTGCCAGGAGACTGCAAGTTTTGTCATCTCCATGAGCCTCAGGGTCCCCATCAGCAAAGAGGGAGGAGTGCCCATTGTCAGCCACCCACAGTGCTCTCTATCTGAAAGTGGCTTGGAAATTGGCTACCATCAGGTGCAAGGAATCATTAGCAGTGAGGCCAAGTTTGGGAAGCCTGAGAGGAGCTGTGCATCAAGaggagggttttattttttctttttgggtagGGGGGCGGTGGTTGGGGAATCCAGAGGCTCTTATTGTCTGTTTCCTTTCTCAGCTGAGCCCCTGTTCCCAGCACCCCCAGCAGGGACTTCTGAGGTGAAGCAGCTACAAGATGAGGCCAGGCACCTGAGGAAGGAGGTGGAAAGTTTGGAGGGAAAGCTGCAATCCCAGGTGGAAAACAATCAGGCCTTGAGTCTCCTGAGCAAGGAACAAAAGGAGAGCTTTCGGGATCAGGAGGAGAGGCTCTgagagcaggaggagaggagggtgCGGGAGCAGGAGAGGGTGCGGGAGCAGgaggagcagaggctgcaggagcaGGAGAGACTGTGTGCGCAAAAGGAGAGGCTTCAGAAGCAGCAGGAGAGGCTGCGGGAGCAGGGTGAGAGGCTGCGAAAGCAGGAGGAGAGGTTacgaaaggaggaggagaggctgcgaaaggaggaggagaggctgtgaaagcaggaggagaggctgtgGGATCAGGAGGAGAGGCTGTGGGATCAGGAGGAGAGGCTGTGGAATCAGGAGGAGAGGCTAcgaaagcaggaggagaggctcGCGCTCTCCCAGAACCACACGCTCGACAAGCAGCTGGCCGAGCCACATTGCAGCTTCGAGGATCTGGTGGGTTGCCCTACCTGTGGAGCCTGCCCTCATCCCTAACCCTCCAGGCCtttgtttccccacctgtaaaatggggcagtGTAGCCCTTACATGACATGGTACTTCTAAAGGCACCTGTGAGCCAGAGCTCATCAGGCCCTGCTCTGATGGCTGTTGGGGAGAGGGGCTGATTTTTCTAACCTGCCTCCACCCTTCCCGGTGACATGGGAGGCAGACACCAAGTTCTGGGGTCTCCAGCTGTAGTGGGTGGCCAATGATTGCTTCTCTCTGtccagaacaatgagaacaagagCGCACTGCAGTTGGAGCAGCAAGTAAAGGAACTGCAGGAGAAGCTGGGCAAGGTGAAGGAGACGGTAACCTCTGCCCCATCCAAGAAGGGCTGGGAGGTGGGCAccagcctctggggaggggaggtgccaggcCAAAGGCAGCTCCAACTGGGGGGTAGGTGACCCCCGCACCCTCCGGGGCAGCCCTATGACTGTTTCTTGCTTCCTGCCCTCTGACTTTTAGAGGTAGGTAGCCCTGGGTTCCTCCCAGCTCTGGACATCATCATCCCAGCTAGAGGCATGGATTCCCCCAATCACAGAGGAAGAGACAGTGGTATGAGAGGCTCCTTatgccaggcaaggtggctcatgtgtgtaatcccagaactttgggaggtcaggagtttgagaccagcctggccaacagggcaaaacctcatctctactaaaattacaacaacaacaaaaaattagccaggcatgatggcacatgcctgtcatcccagctactcaggaggctgaggcatgagaatcttttgagcccgggaggtggaggttgcagtgagctggcattgcaccactgcactccagcctgggccacgcaTGGcactctctcaaaacaaaacaaaaaagcctcctTGGATTCAAACTGGATTCCAGCCTCCATTCCACTGGTCACCATTCAACTACTTTTCATCTCTAAGTCTCTGTTTCTTTAACTTCAAAAGGAAGTTAGCATTTTCCTTACGGAGgtgctgaggattaaatgagagaatacaTGGAAACATTAGGCATGTAGCACACTTAGCAGATGGTGGTTGGCTCCCTCTGCTTTTCCACCAGTCTGTGGCCTACAGTTTAAATGGTGGGAAGAAGGAGATGAGATTTGATGCTGGGGGAAGAGGCATGGGGTTCTTGGCAAGGGAGGCAGTCTCTTAGGCCTGGAGCAAGGGGCCAGGGGCCTGGGCAGGTGACAGAGCCCCACAGTTCCCTTGCTACCCTATTAATGGGCCCAGAATCTGGAAGCCAGCCACCATGTGCCCTCATGCCCAGGGTCTTCCTGCAGGTGGAGCTGAAGAGCCAAGAGTCTCAGAGTCTGCAGCAGAAGTGAGACTAGTACCTGCAGCAGTACCCGGCCAGCTATCAGCAGCTGACCTCTGAGAAGGAGGTGCTGCACAGGCAGTTACTGCTGCAGACCCAGCTCATGGACCGGCTGCAGCAGTAGGAAGCTCGGGGCAAAACGGGGGCTGAGATGGCCTACCAAAAGTTGCAGGAGGCCCAGGGGAGGGAGTTGCAGAGGACGGAGCCCTGAGGGGGATGACCTGGCAACCTCTGTGCCTTCTCAGTCTGTTTTCTGTCCCCTTAGGAGTGCCTAGAAGCTGCCAGCCAGCAGAACCAACAGCTAGAGACCCAGCTGAGCGTCATGGCTCTCCCTGGAGAAGGTACAGGAGACCactcagaggaagaggagaaagcccCAGGAGGAAGGGACTGTTAGCAGCATAGGATTGAGGAGTTGGAAGAGACCTTTAGAATAGCTGGTCGTTATGCCAATCAGGTGTTTGCACTAAGTTTGTCATCAATATGGTAACCTTCTGGGAGCAGGGggccaccaggttgcctaaggacgAGTGAACTGGCCCAGGTCAGAAAGGGACCAGGTCAGAACTCCTGCACCAACCGGTAGTGGGACtgtgcctgggtaatatagcaagaTCTTGGTTCTTAAAAGGGAAAATTAAGAACAGCAGCTTATTCCCCTCTGGGGAGAGGCTGGCTCAGGGTTACGCAGTGAGGGTGGGGACAGACGTGGGCCCACAGTACTTCCCTTGTTGGATTGTCTGAGGATCCCTCTGGCCACCTCACcacaggagatggaggaggacatctggacagtgaggaggaggaggcgccTTGGCCCATGCCAAGTATTCCACAGGACCTGGAGAACCGGGAGGCCATGGTGAGCCTGACTTTCCCTGCCTCCCCTTTGCCACCTTCCTCTGTGGTCCCTCCCAGACTCCCTTATGCTCTTGGTTTCCCTGCCTTCTGATTTCTCTGGGACCCTCACCCTTTCTGGGAGTCAGTGGTCAGACACCATTTCACCTGTGACCAACAGGCACACTCTCTGAGGCCCCAAGGGAAGGGGCTGCACTTCACCTCCCTGCCCCATTTGTTGTGTGTATGCCCCTGTAAGAATACTCACCTCTTGCCTTCAAGTGGCATTCTTCAACTCCACTGGAGCCAGTGCCCAGGAGGAGCAGGCACAGCCATGTGGGCAGCGGAAGGTGCAAAGGCTGTGCTGCCCACACATGGTTTACCTGGTGGCCTCGGCTTGGAAGGAGCCAGAGGCAGAGGCCCCAGCCCCAAGGAGTGGGGGTGAGTTTGTGTGTGGGGAGAGCTACTGGGCCCTGAGGGAGGCCATGGAGAAGGTGAAGGTGAGTAAGTCCTGGCATGGGCCAAAAAATGTGGGGGCGGGACAGGACAGGTCACTCTCGAGATGTGACCCCATTATTTTGGCTCCAGAGCGGCTTTATGGACCTCCCGAAGGAGAAGGCGGACGGGAAGGAGCAGGTGGAAAAACTAGAGCTTGGATTCATCCAGCTCTCTGAAGCAACAGACGGCATGAGTGAGCTGGAGACCAGGGAACGGCAAGGGGAGCTGCAGGGCCACTGGAGGGCCCCAGCCTCTGACCCCTGTCCTCTTGCAGGAGAGTACGTCACAGTATATGAGAGCCAAGGGGCAGTGCCAAACACGTGGCACCAGGATATGGAGGATGTCATTAGGCTGGCCCAGAACGAGGAGGAGATGAAAGTAGGGAGTGCAACACCTCTACGGGGGTGGGGTTGGGCGTGGGTGGTGCTGGTGCCGCCTCCAGCTCCAGTGTGGCAGCTGAGCACCCCTCCATTCAGGTGAATATGCTGGAACTGCCGAAGCTGGTGTTGCCGCTTATGGGCGACCACGAGGGGCATGGCAAATTCTTCGCCACTCCCCAGAACCCTGCTGATGAGCCCGCTCCAGGGGCTCCAGCCCCCGAGGAACTTGGGGCTGCTGGCAAGCAGGGTGGTGAGTAGAGCCCTCAGGTGGGGTGGGCAGGCAGGAGCAGGGGAGGCTGGCCCTGCACTGAgatccctgccttcctctctctgaAGATTTTTATGAGGTGAGCCTGGACAACAGCGTGGAGCCCGCACCAGGAGAGGCCAGGAATGGTTCTCCCCATGACAACCCCACTGCAGAGCAGATCGTGCACCTGCTTCCTGTAATGCAGGACACCCAGGAGCACCCAGGCTTGGCCACCAAACCCTGCATGCCATTCTTTTACCGGGCATCCGAGAACAGGGAGAtaaacatcatcatcatctaagCGCTGgtcaagaaactgaaaaacaacaacaacaaaaagttatgGCGTTAATCTCGTACACAATTCATTTACTTCATCTGAATGTTAGAGCCACTCCTGTTCATTTGTGTTTCTAATTTacagtttaaatttatttgtagaaaatTAGGGAGAGTGGATCTTTCCCTGATGTTCACTCTCGCATCctttagcatttttgttttttaatttgataattgTAAGTCGTTAGCTCGCATATCGAGTTTGCCTTTACCTGGTGGGAGTTCAAGCACACAAAGACCCACTATTTGCGCAAAATTATTCTTGCTGGTTTGGAATAGGCTgccatggtttttaaaatgtttttgcagCATGTATGTTCATTACAGAATTCAGATAAAATTTGCTTATGTTCTGATATTATGTTTGATCGAATCCTAATCACAGCGAGCTCTTCATTAGCTCAATATATGGTTTGCCTTCAAGTGCACACTGTTTATTACTTTGTAATATGCCACTGTGAGTAGTGACGTTTACAGTTGTTTAAAGGCTGAGAACTGGAAACAGCCTTTCCTCTATTTTCTGTGTATTGGGGATGGGTGTAATAACATTTGGGGGAGCTTTTTAAAtctcacagaagaggaaagtggCCTGCTTTGGCAGGTGCGTGCAGGATACAGTGTGTTTCCTTCGTTCTGGTGCCAAGAATGAGCACGGTACTATGGTAGTTCCCTTAGGATTTGTATGTGCTCTGGGCTCATGAAGATATTGCATCATGAGCTGTGGCCGTTGTACTCTTTCTCAATGACCTAAAAAGGGATTATTTCTGAGGAAGGAAAGGCTCCCATCATTGACTGTGGATAGGGAAAACCTTTTCTAGCTTAGCGcaaatatatacaatacattttaaaatcagagtcCACGTTACCTATTTCAATCACATGACTACAGGTCCCATCACACAAAAGGGCACTGGTTGGCATTCTTCTTTATGTAATTAGTAAAGATCATAAGAAATCCTTTCAGAGTTTAAATGTCCCTGGAACAGGCATACAGGCTTTAGTCAAGAATGAATTCTAGTGAAGGAAAGCTGTGTGACACCTGGCATTCCTCTATGTTCATGGAGCTTTTTTGAGGCTAGAATATTGATTTTACCATCTAGACCTCTCTGGCTAATACCTTTTCTTCAACCACATAGGTTACTCTCACATAGgaatttacttcttttccttgaatggaaaacacttaaaaaataacaacCATTATTATAAACCAATATATGTGAGAGTACTTTgttgaaacaaaaagaagttttagTAGACAGTATTCTACTACATTTGAAAATCAAGGAGATGTTTATGCAACTTAAAATGTGTACAAACTGCAGTGCAATCTACTGTTTGTGAATGTCAGAGTATTTTGAGGAAAAGTGTCTATACAATTACAGAGTTATATTTCCTCACAAAGTTCTTTATGAAGAGTGAAATATGTTCTTATACCTCTCAGTTTCAGTTAGAGGCGTATTTTGTGTCATACTTATGTTCATGTGCCTGTACATGATGAATGAATTATTTCAGTCATACATTGCCTAAATAATAACTTTATGATGCTTGGGAAAGAACAGCTAAAACTTCATGAAGTTCTAATGTCTCTGTTCCAAAATACGTCACATTATTAGAATGTAGGGATACATTATTAGAATGTATGCGCACTCCCTGGGGTGGGCATTTCTAGTTACTAGACCATCTCCATTTTTAGCACTTGGCATCCTCATGATACTTTTATAAATATGACATTAATAGGAGAGCAATAATACAATTTTACTGTTGGAATAACAGATTTGCCTGCATTCACTGAAAGAGTGCAAATACCGGGTGCTTGTGACTTCAACTGACTCTTCCAAATTGTATGAATTTATCAGTTTATTAGATAAGTCCAGTTtcagaatgataaagaaaaactgttaGACCAAATAATGTGGTTAATTAACAGTGGTACAATTTCTTGCCCGAGGGTTTAAAATAGACTTGAAGTCTTGTTCTTATCTTCTATTTTGTGAACTTGCCGCTTTTGCATTATTTGAGTTCACTTGAAAGACAGTTACTTTAAGTCCATTTTAAACCCTCGGGCTAGAAATCGTACCACTGTTAATTAGCCACATTATTTGGTCtaacagtttttctttatcattctgaAACTGGGTTTACCTAATACattgataaattattttgaaggaaTTTTTATAGTTCCAGTCACTTCACTTTTACCCTGACACATATAAATGACTAGGAATGACCTTCAGGTCACATTTAGCATCTGTAACCAATCTGACAATAATGTGTTCATCAGGGACCTATGGATTAAATCACATACTGGCATATTTAAGCTGAATATCAGCCTGGAAAATAAATGTACTATATTAACTGAAATACCACTCTTTGTGTAGGTATTTTGTCATATGTTTAAGACAAAgctaaaaagaatggaaatcatatcACAATAACTTAAGTCTTTCTTCAAAGTGCATGCAGTCTTTTGCAATAcctcattcagcaagtatttgttCTCTTCTTCATTCAGTATAAGGCAGCTTTCAATTTGCTTAGAAGGCAACATTAGAAGGTTAGAGTTCAtcagaaatacataattttaaaatgtgagttcaactgaataaattttaatttctgtaggAAGTAAAGAATCAAAATACCTGTTAAAAGATTGCAAtatatgataattatttttaaagtatctggcTAAACCTGATAGATTTTCtggaaatgaataaaatcagtTCTAAAACCAAagctgatttttagaaaatgtgaaaatataaatcagCCCTATCCGTAATAGTTTCTCCAAAACTTTATCTTACagagttactttaaaataatataactattCAAAAATGTAACTGCTAtgttaatgttttgaaataagttaaaacattttaaaatatgaatactgtagtttaaaacaaagaaactgggggaaggaaaagtagagaaataaaGTCCAAAGCTTTATTTGCCAAGTTTTCTTAGAATGACTTTTACCAATTTATGAATTcttattaacagaatgaaaattatgaaattgtTGCAAAGTGTTGTTTTTGCCTTAAAATTTTGTGTGTCTTGAAAACTATAGCATTAAAGGTATTGAGACTGTGCAAATGCTGAGCACACTTGGCATGAGATCAtcggtttttatttttacaaaattataactATGCAAGTGTATTTATTAAAAGAACACAAACTGAAAAGAAGttatgggaattaaaaaaaactgTGCGGTAAAAAGTTATGAGATAAAAAATGCTGTGGAGAAGTTGTGgcaaaaaaaagtagaaaaaagttgtatgaaaatttttttttaaagttataaaaaacAAGTTATGGAATTTCAAAAAACATcatgggataaaaataaaaataaataaaagcaggccCCTATCAGCATAAGCCTGGAGAAGTGGGTCTGGAGTCTTCACCCCCACCATGTACCAACCAACCCTTCCCAGTTACCCCTTTAACATTAGGGTAGCAAGACAAGACCCCTGTCTA
Encoded proteins:
- the LOC101023747 gene encoding LOW QUALITY PROTEIN: golgin subfamily A member 6C-like (The sequence of the model RefSeq protein was modified relative to this genomic sequence to represent the inferred CDS: substituted 2 bases at 2 genomic stop codons); translated protein: MLIEVVNGYFFTDSYGGTNEAHRPTTKNKTRNKQEDFLSCPLNFHFESSQGLGKANGKDTCLDSPGYVLGGGALCMELLTKQLKEYQQRNSPGVPAGAKTKKKKTGSSPETATSGGCHSPEDSSSNSSSLYAPQSRYQELAVALDSNSTTISHLNENIESLKQQKKQVEHQLEEEKKANNEIHKAQMEQLETINILMLEKADLKTTLYHTKRATRHFEEESKDLASRPQYSLQRTQELEWALSAVPTQQQEEDRSSSHSEAVLQQQLQQSTKERALLTQVTESLKQVQLERDEYAQRITGERARWQERMWKMSVEACTLKEEKRDIHRIQELERSLSELKPQMAEPLFPAPPAGTSEVKQLQDEARHLRKEVESLEGKLQSQVENNQALSLLSKEQKESFRDQEERLXEQEERRVREQERVREQEEQRLQEQERLCAQKERLQKQQERLREQGERLRKQEERLRKEEERLRKEEERLXKQEERLWDQEERLWDQEERLWNQEERLRKQEERLALSQNHTLDKQLAEPHCSFEDLNNENKSALQLEQQVKELQEKLGKECLEAASQQNQQLETQLSVMALPGEGDGGGHLDSEEEEAPWPMPSIPQDLENREAMSGFMDLPKEKADGKEQVEKLELGFIQLSEATDGMREYVTVYESQGAVPNTWHQDMEDVIRLAQNEEEMKVNMLELPKLVLPLMGDHEGHGKFFATPQNPADEPAPGAPAPEELGAAGKQGDFYEVSLDNSVEPAPGEARNGSPHDNPTAEQIVHLLPVMQDTQEHPGLATKPCMPFFYRASENREINIIII